The Caminibacter pacificus genome includes a region encoding these proteins:
- a CDS encoding mechanosensitive ion channel family protein, protein MQQNNFESLLNILNYKFLSLPLYKIILAFVVLFLFLALRRAFTLYILKFFRFLVRKTKTELDDKFLKAIKNPLRFVFVIAGLYFFFLLLEVDYGIVNHILKGLLIFDIFWALYNIVGEFEEYIYKALGKFGRASREFVSFIIKLLKIFIVSIGIIALLQDWGINVTGFLASLGLGGLAFALAAKDTAANIFGGIAILTDNIFKIGEWVKVGNVEGIVEDIGMRTTKIRAFDKRLIILPNATIANSAVENYSRRDKRRIMMRIGLVYNTPIETIKKITDEIRDMLLNHPDIAKDESLLIYFDQFEDSSLSIFCYFFTNTAVWKDYLRIREDINLKIIEIVERNGSAFAFPSNSIYFETPLKIEK, encoded by the coding sequence ATGCAACAAAATAATTTCGAGTCGTTACTTAATATATTGAATTATAAATTTTTGTCTCTGCCACTTTATAAAATCATTTTGGCTTTTGTAGTTTTATTTCTTTTTTTGGCTTTAAGAAGAGCTTTTACGTTATATATTTTGAAATTTTTTCGTTTTTTGGTTAGAAAAACAAAAACAGAACTTGACGATAAATTTTTAAAAGCCATTAAAAATCCTTTGAGGTTCGTTTTTGTTATTGCGGGACTTTATTTTTTCTTTTTGCTTTTGGAAGTCGATTATGGAATTGTAAATCATATATTAAAAGGCCTTTTGATTTTCGATATTTTTTGGGCGCTTTATAATATCGTAGGAGAATTCGAAGAGTATATTTATAAAGCTCTTGGGAAATTCGGAAGAGCTTCAAGGGAGTTCGTATCGTTTATTATTAAGCTTTTGAAAATTTTTATCGTATCTATCGGAATAATCGCTTTACTTCAGGATTGGGGTATAAATGTAACCGGTTTTTTGGCTTCATTGGGGCTTGGTGGTCTTGCTTTTGCGCTTGCGGCAAAAGATACGGCTGCTAATATTTTCGGAGGAATAGCGATTTTAACCGACAATATTTTTAAAATCGGAGAGTGGGTTAAAGTCGGAAACGTCGAGGGAATAGTGGAAGATATCGGTATGAGAACTACAAAAATCAGAGCTTTTGATAAAAGACTTATTATTTTACCGAACGCGACAATCGCAAATAGTGCCGTGGAAAATTACAGCAGACGCGATAAAAGAAGAATAATGATGAGAATCGGGCTTGTGTATAATACGCCTATAGAAACAATAAAAAAGATAACCGATGAAATAAGAGATATGCTATTAAATCATCCGGATATCGCAAAAGACGAGAGTTTATTAATCTATTTTGATCAATTCGAAGATTCGAGTTTGAGTATTTTTTGTTACTTTTTTACGAATACGGCTGTTTGGAAGGATTATTTGAGAATAAGAGAGGATATCAATCTGAAAATAATCGAAATCGTAGAAAGAAACGGAAGTGCTTTTGCATTTCCTAGCAATAGTATTTATTTTGAAACTCCATTAAAGATTGAAAAATGA